One window from the genome of Synechococcus sp. PROS-7-1 encodes:
- a CDS encoding lysylphosphatidylglycerol synthase domain-containing protein gives MLKLRRLPWSVSLPGGLKLWVTLLTLSFVAWALKGHLAGLRSLTISALGWWWLMLALGLSWLSLVVNAVSWRVLVLWLGHGTGPTPLLPLYLSSNLFKYLPGGIWHFVKRVRALAPSIGTGPALVSVLLEPMVMAVAALLWVPFGGFQGGLALLAPLPALLLLPRWREPLLRRLERQRLRQLNRVQDDSSGVLAEPEQYGSGRDGYPWPPLLAELLFVACRFSGFWACLQVFGLNQVLPITAWLAAFALAWTAGLVVPAAPGGLGVFEAVLLLRLGQSVPEAPLLAVALSYRLVVTLADVLAAGGVWADRALSARWLVAKS, from the coding sequence ATGCTGAAGCTGCGACGCTTGCCATGGTCTGTCTCCCTGCCCGGTGGCCTGAAGCTGTGGGTGACGCTGCTGACCCTCTCGTTTGTCGCGTGGGCGCTGAAGGGGCACCTGGCAGGTTTGCGCAGCCTCACGATTTCGGCCCTTGGCTGGTGGTGGCTGATGCTGGCCCTCGGGCTCAGTTGGCTCAGCCTCGTGGTGAATGCTGTCAGTTGGAGAGTTCTTGTGCTCTGGCTGGGACATGGCACTGGCCCGACCCCCTTGTTGCCGCTCTATCTCAGCAGCAATCTTTTCAAGTACCTCCCCGGTGGGATCTGGCATTTCGTGAAGCGCGTGAGGGCACTTGCCCCCTCCATCGGGACGGGGCCGGCTCTGGTTTCCGTGTTGCTTGAGCCCATGGTGATGGCTGTCGCCGCCCTGCTCTGGGTTCCCTTTGGAGGGTTCCAGGGGGGGCTCGCGCTCCTGGCTCCCCTGCCGGCCTTGCTTCTCTTACCTCGCTGGCGGGAGCCGCTGTTGCGTCGCCTTGAGCGTCAGCGGCTGCGCCAGCTCAATCGGGTGCAGGACGATTCGTCAGGTGTTTTGGCTGAACCCGAGCAGTACGGAAGCGGCCGTGATGGCTACCCGTGGCCCCCCTTGCTGGCTGAGCTGCTGTTTGTGGCCTGCCGTTTTTCAGGATTCTGGGCCTGCTTGCAGGTTTTCGGCCTCAATCAGGTGCTGCCGATCACCGCTTGGCTGGCGGCCTTCGCCCTGGCCTGGACGGCTGGATTGGTGGTGCCGGCCGCCCCGGGAGGCTTGGGTGTCTTCGAGGCGGTGCTTCTGCTGAGGCTGGGTCAGTCAGTCCCTGAGGCGCCGCTTTTGGCTGTGGCCTTGAGTTACCGCCTGGTGGTCACCCTGGCGGATGTTTTGGCTGCCGGGGGCGTGTGGGCGGATAGGGCTCTGTCGGCGCGTTGGCTGGTGGCCAAGTCTTAA
- the larC gene encoding nickel pincer cofactor biosynthesis protein LarC, producing the protein MTSLFVDCPTGLAGDMLLAAFLDLGIPEEVIHEPLRQLGFADSYRLRVGEASSCGLRGLRLVVESTEVEPPHRHWRELRERINGSPLAAPLRQRVLAVFEALAQAEAVVHGTDPEVVHFHEVGAIDSLVDVVGVCAALEHLQVSSLLCQPPPAGRGTVTTAHGVLPVPAPAVLELARRHGLTLRCGMEWPEAELTTPTGLALMAVQADAFGWPTALAPVATGIGLGHRQLDRPNLLRLIQLQAAPRSASDQPQWQDLVVQEAWIDDASAEAIAWLVEQLRSGGALDVACAPIQMKKGRAGTAVTALVRADCAEVLRKIWWRESPTLGLRERHQGRWVLPRRRGTLSTSWGDLAAKQTRRPDGCLEVKPERDALQQLADHKGLPPARLLSQLQLDGEGFEPCEDWRC; encoded by the coding sequence ATGACCTCCTTGTTTGTGGACTGTCCCACCGGTCTCGCCGGAGACATGCTGCTGGCGGCCTTTCTGGATCTCGGCATTCCTGAGGAGGTGATCCACGAGCCCTTGCGGCAGCTTGGATTCGCGGATTCCTACCGCCTCAGGGTTGGGGAGGCGTCCAGCTGCGGCCTCCGTGGTTTGCGCCTTGTTGTTGAGAGTACGGAAGTGGAACCGCCGCATCGGCACTGGCGTGAGCTGCGGGAGCGCATCAACGGCTCCCCCCTAGCTGCACCGTTGCGCCAGCGGGTTCTTGCGGTGTTTGAAGCCCTTGCTCAGGCCGAAGCAGTGGTGCATGGAACCGACCCCGAGGTGGTCCATTTCCATGAAGTGGGGGCGATCGACAGCCTTGTCGATGTGGTGGGTGTGTGTGCTGCCCTTGAGCATCTGCAGGTCAGTTCCTTGCTTTGCCAGCCCCCACCAGCCGGTCGGGGCACGGTGACCACGGCCCATGGCGTGTTGCCTGTTCCTGCTCCTGCGGTGCTGGAGTTGGCTCGTCGCCACGGGCTGACCCTGCGCTGCGGCATGGAGTGGCCTGAAGCTGAACTCACCACACCCACAGGATTGGCACTCATGGCCGTGCAAGCGGATGCATTTGGTTGGCCAACGGCGCTTGCGCCGGTCGCGACAGGGATTGGACTGGGGCATCGCCAACTGGATCGTCCCAATCTGTTGCGTCTGATCCAGCTGCAGGCTGCTCCGCGTTCTGCGTCTGATCAACCCCAGTGGCAGGACCTGGTGGTGCAGGAGGCCTGGATTGACGATGCCTCAGCGGAAGCCATCGCTTGGTTGGTTGAGCAGCTCCGCAGCGGTGGGGCGCTGGATGTGGCCTGTGCTCCCATTCAGATGAAGAAAGGTCGGGCTGGTACGGCCGTGACCGCTTTGGTGCGAGCGGATTGTGCCGAGGTGCTGCGCAAGATCTGGTGGAGGGAGAGTCCGACTTTGGGGCTAAGGGAACGGCACCAGGGGCGCTGGGTGCTTCCCCGGCGCAGGGGAACGCTCTCCACGTCCTGGGGGGACCTGGCGGCCAAGCAGACCCGGCGTCCGGATGGATGTCTCGAGGTCAAGCCGGAACGCGATGCTCTGCAGCAGCTGGCCGACCACAAGGGTTTGCCCCCTGCGCGGCTGCTCAGTCAGCTGCAGCTGGACGGTGAGGGGTTCGAGCCCTGTGAGGACTGGCGATGCTGA
- a CDS encoding tetratricopeptide repeat protein yields the protein MAGLRNTRIRNVLLLLLGIGFSLLSGWVVANNGLQPNQSHRKNQNRTAPASASLELINEQVAAHPRDWRWSVLLAKTQLSRGNQEAAALTLKRLRALHPNHPDVIALSSFLALKGGQLQPALDQVNKIFQQSTPKQRLKLGLVLADLQRQAGELTAARSTYELLVKENPDRAEPLLALALLKRDQGEGDQALTLLRKAESLKGRGGLDQRKLASTKLNWALEAARNKSTDRRQAIKEGSQPSQQKVQAVQEP from the coding sequence GTGGCAGGGCTCCGCAACACACGCATCCGGAACGTCCTTCTGCTGCTGCTGGGGATCGGCTTCAGTCTGCTGAGCGGATGGGTTGTGGCCAACAACGGATTACAGCCGAACCAAAGCCATCGCAAGAATCAGAACAGGACTGCACCAGCCAGCGCAAGCTTGGAGCTGATCAACGAACAGGTTGCGGCGCATCCGCGCGATTGGCGATGGTCGGTTCTGCTGGCAAAAACTCAGCTCAGCCGAGGCAATCAAGAGGCTGCAGCGCTCACATTGAAACGCCTGCGGGCGCTTCATCCCAACCACCCGGATGTGATCGCACTCAGCAGCTTTTTGGCCCTGAAGGGGGGACAGCTGCAACCGGCGCTGGACCAGGTGAACAAGATCTTCCAGCAATCCACGCCGAAGCAGCGGCTGAAATTGGGCCTAGTGCTAGCAGATCTGCAGCGTCAGGCAGGAGAGCTGACAGCTGCACGATCCACCTATGAGCTGCTGGTCAAAGAAAACCCAGACCGCGCCGAACCATTGCTGGCATTGGCACTGTTAAAGCGCGATCAGGGTGAGGGCGACCAGGCGTTGACCCTCTTGCGCAAGGCTGAAAGCCTGAAAGGCAGAGGCGGTCTCGATCAGCGCAAGTTGGCATCCACCAAGCTGAATTGGGCATTGGAAGCAGCGCGCAACAAGTCGACCGACCGTCGTCAAGCGATCAAGGAAGGGTCCCAGCCGTCCCAGCAGAAGGTGCAGGCTGTTCAAGAGCCTTGA
- the xth gene encoding exodeoxyribonuclease III, which yields MQIASWNVNSVRTRLGHVLSWLDRNSVDVLALQETKVDDPLFPLEPFQERGYHVSIHGQKAYNGVALISRQPLEDVRLGFTGELPGDADAEELGAQKRVISALADGIRVVNLYVPNGSSLRSEKYSYKLNWMGCLERYLRAAETRDEPLCVVGDFNIGPEARDLHDPDRLTGGIMASEAEREALRQILGSNLGDAFRLFESGSGHWSWWDYRSGAWNRDSGWRIDHIYLSSDLQELARSCSIDKEERGREQPSDHAPVVVDLAWDFSDEGEDTELD from the coding sequence GTGCAGATCGCCAGCTGGAACGTCAACTCCGTGCGGACCCGTCTAGGGCATGTTCTGAGCTGGCTGGATCGGAACAGCGTCGATGTGCTCGCCCTTCAGGAAACCAAAGTTGACGATCCTCTGTTTCCGTTGGAACCATTCCAGGAAAGGGGGTACCACGTCAGCATCCACGGGCAGAAGGCCTACAACGGCGTTGCTCTGATCAGTCGCCAGCCCCTCGAGGATGTACGCCTTGGCTTCACCGGCGAATTGCCCGGCGACGCGGACGCCGAAGAGCTCGGTGCACAAAAGCGCGTGATCAGCGCTCTGGCGGATGGCATTCGGGTGGTGAATCTCTACGTGCCCAACGGTTCGAGCCTGCGTTCAGAGAAGTACAGCTACAAGCTCAACTGGATGGGCTGCCTGGAGCGCTATCTACGCGCTGCCGAAACCAGGGATGAACCCCTCTGTGTGGTGGGTGACTTCAATATCGGGCCGGAAGCGAGGGATCTCCACGACCCCGATCGACTCACCGGAGGCATCATGGCCTCCGAGGCGGAGCGGGAGGCTCTCCGGCAGATACTCGGCTCCAATCTGGGCGACGCCTTTCGCCTGTTTGAATCGGGCAGCGGACACTGGAGCTGGTGGGATTACCGCAGCGGAGCCTGGAACCGCGACAGCGGTTGGCGGATCGACCACATCTATCTGAGCAGTGATCTGCAGGAACTGGCCCGAAGCTGCAGCATCGACAAAGAAGAGCGGGGCCGGGAGCAACCGAGCGACCATGCTCCGGTGGTGGTGGATCTGGCCTGGGACTTCAGCGATGAAGGCGAAGACACTGAGCTTGATTAA
- a CDS encoding FAD-linked oxidase C-terminal domain-containing protein translates to MVHDWAALERDLKRFLDPKAVVSRREELLVYDCDGLTMDRHAPPLAVLPRSTDEVAAIVSACHQHSIPFVARGSGTGLSGGALVEEEALLIVTSRMRRILEVDLNNQTITVEPGVINSWVTRAVAGDGFYYAPDPSSQVVCSIGGNVAENSGGVHCLKYGVTSNHVLAMQVVLPDGQVTQLGGELSETCAIDLRGAFIGSEGTLGIATEITLRLLPAPQEVAVLLADFPSMAAAGEAVRRITSAGVLPAGLEIMDHTCIAAVNAAFGEEEYPPDAGAVLLIELDGQALEVKEAVTLAISLCREAGAGRVREAWDETERARLWKGRKSAISALGRQCPSYYLQDGVVPRTALPSVLAAIDRLSAEHGLVVANVFHAGDGNLHPLILYRASDPGVNEKVKTLGAAIMELCLAAGGSISGEHGVGSDKRCFLDRMFSEDDLATMKRLRLAFDPVGLANPGKIFPTPKSCGESQRRFVALERSGRHLPDEALVY, encoded by the coding sequence GTGGTTCACGACTGGGCAGCACTTGAGCGAGATCTGAAGCGGTTTCTAGATCCCAAAGCTGTGGTCTCGCGCCGGGAAGAACTTCTCGTTTACGACTGCGACGGGCTCACCATGGATCGCCATGCGCCGCCACTTGCTGTGCTTCCCAGAAGCACCGATGAGGTTGCAGCCATCGTGTCTGCCTGTCATCAGCATTCCATCCCCTTCGTTGCCAGGGGCAGCGGGACCGGACTCTCTGGAGGCGCCCTGGTGGAAGAGGAGGCGCTTTTGATTGTGACCAGCCGGATGCGCAGAATTCTCGAGGTGGATCTCAACAACCAGACGATCACCGTGGAACCCGGCGTGATCAACAGCTGGGTGACCCGTGCGGTGGCTGGTGATGGCTTTTATTACGCGCCCGATCCCTCCAGCCAAGTGGTCTGCAGCATCGGCGGGAATGTTGCTGAGAACTCCGGCGGCGTGCACTGTCTCAAATACGGAGTCACGAGCAATCACGTGTTGGCGATGCAGGTGGTGTTGCCTGATGGCCAGGTCACCCAACTGGGGGGAGAGCTCTCGGAGACCTGCGCCATCGATCTGCGCGGCGCATTCATCGGCAGCGAAGGCACGCTTGGCATCGCCACGGAGATCACGTTGCGTTTGTTGCCCGCCCCCCAGGAGGTTGCCGTCCTGCTGGCTGACTTCCCCTCCATGGCGGCGGCGGGTGAGGCCGTACGACGGATCACATCAGCGGGAGTGCTGCCTGCCGGTCTGGAGATCATGGATCACACCTGTATTGCAGCGGTCAATGCCGCCTTCGGCGAGGAGGAATATCCCCCAGACGCTGGTGCTGTACTTCTCATTGAGCTGGATGGCCAGGCCCTTGAAGTGAAGGAGGCTGTAACGCTGGCTATCAGCCTCTGCCGCGAGGCAGGAGCAGGGAGGGTGCGAGAGGCTTGGGATGAGACTGAGCGCGCCAGGCTGTGGAAGGGCCGTAAAAGTGCGATCTCGGCTCTGGGGCGTCAGTGCCCCAGCTACTACCTGCAGGATGGCGTCGTTCCTCGAACGGCCCTTCCGTCCGTTCTGGCTGCTATCGACCGCCTCAGTGCTGAGCATGGTCTGGTGGTGGCCAATGTGTTTCACGCCGGTGATGGCAACCTTCACCCCCTCATTCTTTACCGGGCCTCGGATCCGGGTGTGAACGAGAAGGTGAAGACCCTTGGTGCCGCCATCATGGAGCTCTGCCTTGCGGCAGGAGGAAGCATCAGTGGAGAACACGGCGTGGGCAGCGACAAGCGTTGTTTCCTTGATCGCATGTTCAGCGAGGACGATCTCGCAACGATGAAGCGACTGCGCTTGGCCTTTGATCCTGTTGGTTTGGCCAATCCCGGCAAGATCTTTCCCACCCCGAAAAGCTGTGGTGAATCGCAGCGGCGCTTCGTCGCTTTGGAGCGCTCCGGTCGGCACTTGCCCGACGAGGCCCTGGTTTATTAA
- the hemL gene encoding glutamate-1-semialdehyde 2,1-aminomutase produces the protein MTAPTLNTTRSQELFSAAQALMPGGVSSPVRAFRSVGGQPIVFDRVKGPYAWDVDGNKYIDYIGSWGPAICGHAHPEVISALQEAIEKGTSFGAPCALENTLAEMVIDAVPSVEMVRFVNSGTEACMAVLRLMRAFTGRDKVIKFEGCYHGHADMFLVKAGSGVATLGLPDSPGVPRSTTANTLTAPYNDLEAVKQLFAENPDAISGVILEPIVGNAGFIQPEPGFLEGLRELTKEHGALLVFDEVMTGFRISYGGAQAHFGVTPDLTTMGKVIGGGLPVGAYGGRRDIMEMVAPAGPMYQAGTLSGNPLAMTAGIKTLELLRQPGSYEKLTATTEKLIAGIKEAASTAGIPITGASVSAMFGFFLCEGPVRNFEEAKATDAERFGKLHRAMLQRGVYLAPSAFEAGFTSLAHSDGDVEATLQAFRESFAEIA, from the coding sequence GTGACTGCACCCACCCTCAACACCACCCGCTCCCAGGAGTTGTTCAGTGCCGCACAGGCCCTGATGCCCGGTGGCGTGAGCTCTCCGGTGAGGGCATTCCGTTCCGTGGGAGGGCAACCGATCGTTTTTGATCGGGTCAAGGGTCCGTATGCCTGGGATGTGGATGGAAATAAATACATCGACTACATCGGCAGTTGGGGACCCGCCATCTGCGGCCATGCCCACCCTGAGGTGATTAGCGCTCTTCAGGAAGCGATCGAAAAAGGCACGAGCTTCGGCGCTCCCTGTGCACTCGAAAACACCCTCGCGGAGATGGTGATCGACGCCGTTCCCAGCGTGGAGATGGTGCGCTTTGTGAACAGCGGCACAGAGGCCTGCATGGCGGTGCTGCGTCTGATGCGCGCCTTCACCGGTCGCGACAAGGTGATCAAGTTTGAGGGCTGCTACCACGGGCATGCGGACATGTTCCTCGTGAAGGCTGGTTCTGGAGTGGCCACCCTCGGACTCCCCGACTCTCCTGGCGTTCCCAGAAGCACCACAGCCAACACGCTCACCGCTCCTTACAACGACCTGGAAGCGGTCAAGCAACTCTTCGCTGAAAATCCAGACGCCATTTCAGGCGTGATCCTTGAGCCCATTGTGGGCAACGCCGGTTTCATCCAACCGGAGCCAGGCTTTCTCGAAGGTCTAAGGGAGCTCACGAAGGAGCATGGAGCCCTGCTGGTTTTCGACGAAGTAATGACCGGTTTCCGGATCAGCTACGGGGGAGCCCAGGCCCATTTCGGAGTCACACCGGACCTCACCACCATGGGCAAGGTGATCGGTGGCGGCCTGCCCGTGGGTGCCTACGGCGGACGGCGCGACATTATGGAGATGGTGGCTCCCGCTGGCCCGATGTACCAGGCGGGCACCCTGAGCGGCAACCCTCTGGCCATGACCGCTGGCATCAAGACGCTGGAACTGCTCCGTCAGCCAGGCAGCTACGAAAAGCTCACCGCGACCACCGAAAAACTCATCGCTGGAATCAAGGAAGCGGCATCAACCGCAGGCATACCGATTACTGGGGCCAGCGTCAGCGCAATGTTCGGATTCTTTCTCTGTGAGGGTCCGGTTCGCAATTTCGAAGAAGCGAAAGCCACCGATGCCGAGCGCTTCGGCAAGCTGCATCGGGCGATGCTTCAGCGCGGCGTCTACCTTGCCCCCTCAGCATTCGAAGCAGGATTCACCTCCTTGGCGCATTCCGATGGCGATGTCGAAGCCACGCTTCAGGCGTTCCGCGAATCATTCGCTGAAATCGCCTAA
- a CDS encoding carbohydrate porin, which yields MVLGAPVEAGPVQTLLGLPDWVDFSIQFTSEPMGGIQGGLNPSASSWFQNTVVGLSLGSGLNKPETTWKELDHWQVNLELTNQAGNPNLNTELGSVFTLQTLVNPVGTWITAASVERNRGESWWSASAGLLSMDPDFLVTPAMNSYINSTLNNTLNLLVVGLPINPFVTPGVKVAAHSETMGSLSYGYFYLDPETSIAASLGVNPEQPQVQGSVQALQWSTNPLRSRRDLLEPIRLNNSHATVERMLPAPEAQLGSYLASTKLPSMEPAGVGSGLNRGIYGSLTWPLDVPLGMDNRLWAAGSFSLDPDNNPFPTFLGGGWLSQGVLPNRPLDVLALGVSRTSFSPTLSPGATYEGVIELNYSIHLSETVQLQPVMQWVINPGGEGQIKGIWAGGIQLNLNL from the coding sequence GTGGTGCTAGGCGCACCTGTTGAGGCAGGTCCTGTTCAGACGTTGCTCGGTCTTCCGGACTGGGTTGACTTCAGCATTCAGTTCACCTCTGAACCGATGGGGGGCATCCAAGGAGGGCTCAATCCATCGGCGAGCAGCTGGTTTCAAAACACGGTTGTGGGACTGAGCCTGGGCAGCGGCCTCAACAAGCCGGAAACAACCTGGAAGGAACTGGATCACTGGCAGGTGAATCTTGAACTCACCAATCAGGCAGGGAACCCCAACCTCAACACAGAGCTCGGCTCAGTTTTCACGCTTCAAACCTTGGTGAACCCGGTTGGCACCTGGATCACCGCCGCCAGTGTGGAGCGCAATCGCGGCGAAAGTTGGTGGAGCGCATCGGCAGGTTTGCTGTCGATGGATCCAGACTTTCTGGTCACACCGGCGATGAATTCCTATATCAACTCAACCCTCAACAACACCCTCAACCTGCTGGTGGTTGGCCTGCCGATCAATCCCTTTGTCACCCCTGGCGTGAAAGTGGCAGCGCACTCAGAAACGATGGGCTCACTGAGCTATGGATATTTCTATCTCGATCCGGAAACTTCGATCGCTGCCAGCCTGGGCGTGAACCCTGAGCAGCCGCAGGTGCAAGGAAGCGTCCAGGCACTGCAGTGGAGCACCAATCCACTGAGGTCTCGCCGGGATCTTCTTGAACCGATTCGCCTCAACAACAGTCACGCCACCGTGGAGCGCATGCTGCCTGCACCGGAGGCGCAACTCGGAAGCTACCTCGCTTCCACCAAGCTTCCATCAATGGAACCAGCAGGCGTGGGATCAGGCCTGAATCGTGGAATTTACGGCTCACTCACCTGGCCATTGGACGTTCCTCTGGGAATGGACAACCGACTCTGGGCTGCAGGAAGCTTCAGCCTCGATCCCGACAACAACCCGTTTCCAACCTTTCTGGGAGGGGGTTGGCTGTCTCAAGGGGTTCTGCCCAACCGTCCACTCGATGTTCTCGCTCTTGGGGTCAGCCGCACGAGTTTCAGCCCGACCCTGTCCCCAGGCGCGACCTATGAAGGCGTGATTGAACTCAATTATTCAATTCATTTGTCTGAGACAGTACAATTACAACCTGTCATGCAGTGGGTGATCAATCCCGGCGGAGAAGGCCAAATTAAAGGCATTTGGGCCGGAGGAATTCAATTAAATCTGAATCTCTAA
- a CDS encoding YajQ family cyclic di-GMP-binding protein, with the protein MATYSFDVVSDFDRQELVNTLDQVRRDVGQRYDLKDSNTEIELEDAAVVITTASDMTLQAVEDVLRAKATKRNLSLKIFDFQTPEAVGGNRVKQVVQLKKGLSQELAKKMSKIVRDELKKVTVAIQGESLRVTGKSKDDLQQVIQLLRSKEDELDVPLQFENYR; encoded by the coding sequence ATGGCAACGTATTCATTCGACGTCGTCTCCGATTTTGATCGTCAGGAGTTGGTCAACACCCTCGATCAGGTGCGCCGCGATGTTGGCCAGCGCTACGACCTGAAGGACTCCAATACTGAGATTGAGCTGGAAGACGCAGCGGTGGTGATAACAACCGCCAGTGATATGACGTTGCAAGCCGTTGAAGATGTTCTTCGTGCGAAAGCGACTAAGCGCAATCTGTCGTTGAAGATTTTTGATTTTCAAACGCCTGAGGCCGTGGGAGGTAATCGCGTCAAGCAGGTGGTTCAGTTGAAGAAAGGCCTTAGTCAGGAGCTGGCCAAGAAAATGAGCAAGATCGTGCGTGATGAGCTGAAAAAGGTCACGGTTGCGATTCAGGGCGAAAGCCTACGGGTGACCGGAAAGAGTAAAGATGATCTACAACAGGTGATTCAGTTGTTGCGTTCCAAGGAGGATGAACTGGATGTACCTCTGCAGTTTGAGAACTATCGCTGA
- a CDS encoding CHRD domain-containing protein — protein sequence MRRGLLLSGVVALGAVATAMPAVADVTVFRLTGEQGNGLLPGNGDSGKGFADKKDSSATGGLIDPKSLYYDAKTRRLYFDFAFQDLSSGGLFLPAVHGGIHIHGPTPQGKPGANVGVLYKLNTTDTFQPTLKLSRGPLPEGVRAGRLTGSVQIEAKDLKALLGSQTYINIHSKKYPNGEIRGTLVPQR from the coding sequence ATGCGCCGTGGCCTTCTGCTGTCAGGTGTTGTCGCGTTGGGCGCTGTCGCCACAGCGATGCCCGCCGTCGCTGACGTCACTGTCTTTCGTCTCACCGGAGAGCAAGGCAATGGCCTGTTGCCTGGCAACGGAGATTCCGGTAAAGGCTTTGCAGACAAAAAGGATTCATCTGCAACCGGTGGGCTGATTGATCCCAAAAGTCTTTATTACGACGCCAAGACCCGCAGGCTGTATTTCGATTTCGCCTTTCAGGATCTTTCCAGTGGCGGTCTGTTTCTCCCCGCAGTGCATGGGGGGATTCACATTCATGGCCCCACACCCCAAGGGAAGCCCGGCGCCAATGTGGGCGTGCTTTATAAGCTCAACACAACAGACACGTTTCAGCCCACCCTCAAGCTCAGCCGCGGACCCCTGCCTGAAGGGGTTCGCGCTGGTCGCCTCACAGGATCCGTGCAGATCGAGGCCAAAGATCTCAAGGCTTTGTTGGGATCCCAGACGTATATCAATATTCACTCCAAGAAATATCCCAATGGAGAAATCAGAGGAACGTTGGTGCCCCAGCGCTAG
- a CDS encoding MAPEG family protein: protein MAIQAIPIVIAIALFLVNLIDLLTQTPAAPYAWSLVLSGGVVIASIVPLGAARSQANFTMSDMKAPRAMFERLPAWGQRASWAHQNSFEAFTLHAPAALLALLAVLQMGPLGGLAIPAALLQPVLRLVYLPAYVANVPPLRGLCWAGGLSCTGILYLEGLRALIAGA, encoded by the coding sequence ATGGCGATTCAAGCGATTCCTATCGTCATAGCCATCGCGCTGTTCCTTGTGAACTTGATTGATCTTCTGACCCAAACACCCGCTGCCCCGTACGCCTGGTCGCTGGTGCTGTCGGGTGGTGTGGTGATCGCCAGCATCGTGCCCCTCGGCGCGGCCCGTTCCCAAGCCAATTTCACCATGAGTGACATGAAAGCGCCCCGCGCCATGTTCGAGCGCCTTCCCGCTTGGGGACAGCGGGCTAGCTGGGCCCATCAGAACAGTTTCGAAGCCTTCACCCTGCACGCCCCGGCTGCACTACTGGCACTGCTGGCTGTGCTGCAAATGGGGCCGCTGGGTGGACTCGCGATTCCAGCGGCGCTCCTTCAACCCGTGCTCAGACTGGTGTACTTGCCGGCCTATGTCGCCAACGTGCCACCTCTAAGAGGCCTGTGCTGGGCAGGGGGGCTGTCCTGCACGGGGATTCTGTATTTGGAGGGACTGCGGGCCCTGATTGCAGGGGCTTAG
- a CDS encoding SPFH domain-containing protein: MEAFFGLPALVLLALLGTGSVKVTSGGRSRLVERLGKFDRELQPGLSIVIPVVEKVVSHESLKERVLDIPPQLCITRDNVSIEVDAVVYWQLLEHSQAYYAVDNLQAAMVNLVLTQIRAEMGKLDLDQTFTTRSEVNELLLRELDEATDPWGVKVTRVEMRDINPSPGVKQAMEAQMTAEREKRAAILRSEGEKEAQLNEARGRAEALVLDARAQKEALMLEAEAQANQQSVLAEAKSQAALVVAKALADNPQTEEAIRLMLAENWMEMGQRMADSPAGSVLMVDPQSPASLLAALKQFQQGDR, translated from the coding sequence ATGGAAGCTTTCTTCGGTTTACCTGCCCTTGTTCTCCTGGCGCTTCTGGGCACCGGCAGCGTCAAAGTCACCAGCGGTGGTCGATCGCGATTGGTAGAGCGTCTTGGCAAATTCGATCGAGAGCTTCAGCCAGGGCTGTCGATTGTGATTCCTGTGGTGGAAAAAGTTGTGAGCCACGAATCACTGAAAGAACGAGTGCTGGATATTCCACCTCAGCTCTGCATCACGCGAGATAATGTCTCCATCGAGGTGGATGCGGTGGTGTATTGGCAACTTCTCGAACATTCCCAGGCTTATTACGCCGTTGACAATCTTCAGGCAGCAATGGTGAATCTGGTGCTGACCCAGATCCGTGCCGAAATGGGCAAACTTGACCTCGATCAAACCTTCACGACACGCAGTGAGGTGAATGAATTACTTCTCAGGGAACTTGATGAGGCAACGGATCCATGGGGCGTGAAGGTGACCCGGGTGGAGATGCGCGATATCAATCCTTCCCCAGGGGTGAAGCAGGCAATGGAGGCTCAGATGACGGCTGAACGGGAAAAACGGGCTGCGATTCTGCGTTCCGAAGGAGAAAAGGAAGCGCAGCTCAACGAAGCACGGGGGCGGGCTGAAGCCCTTGTGCTTGATGCACGAGCACAGAAAGAGGCTCTGATGCTTGAGGCCGAAGCCCAGGCCAATCAGCAGAGCGTTTTGGCTGAAGCGAAATCCCAGGCTGCTCTCGTAGTGGCGAAAGCTCTCGCAGACAATCCGCAAACGGAGGAGGCGATCCGTTTGATGCTTGCCGAGAATTGGATGGAGATGGGACAGCGCATGGCTGATTCACCAGCCGGCAGCGTGTTGATGGTGGATCCCCAGTCCCCGGCATCACTGTTGGCGGCGTTGAAACAGTTCCAGCAGGGAGATCGCTAA